In Candidatus Poribacteria bacterium, the genomic window GCCACGCGACAGGCGCTTGCCGTCAGCGAACTGGAGCACGTCGCGCAGGTGGTTGTCACCCTGGCTATCGAAATCAGAGACGAGGACGTCGGCTTTTCGGATGCGGGACGCGAGGAGCTCAAGCGCTATCGCAACGCGACACGGGAGCTCTTCGATCTCGCCACGGCTGCTTTCCTGGCGAGCTCGGAGGAGCAGAGCAAGGCGGCAGGCGACTTCAAGAAACGCCTCAAGTCGGAGGAGGACCACTTGCGCCGAAGCCACATCTCGAGGATGCGGTCGCACGTTAAGGAGTCCGTGACATCCGACTCCGCCCATATGGACCTGCTGGATGCGTTGCGACAGGTGAACACGTACTCGGGGCGGATCGCGCGGCTCATGCTCGACGACGACGAGGCAGATTCCATCGCGAGCCCTGCCGCAGACTGAGATCAGGGGGCAGAATCACCGGTCAGAGCTTCGCGTGCAAGGAATAGCGAAAAAATCGTGTCGCGAGCCCTTCCATCTCCATGAAGGCATGGCTATTACTCTCTGTGATACATCAAACCTCCTTATGTCACCTCACCGGTGCCCCGTGTCACTGTTGCCAGCCGTAACTCCCAACGTGCCATGACACGGGGCTCTTTTATGCCCCACTTCCGTGATCGCTAGCGAATCGGGAAGGTCGCGGGACCGCCGCCGATGACCGGCGATTGGTTGACCAGCAGAGGTCGTTCGTTGCCCGACGACAGGTCCACCACCCACAGTTGTCCGCTGACGACGTAGACGATGCCCGAACCGTCCGGCAACCACGCCGGTTGCTCGCCGCCGGACTGGGTGACCTGCGTGAGCGTCGGCGATCCGGGCTCCCGGTACGACGCCGTCCACACCTGCCGAACGCCGTCGCTCTCGCGGGAAAACGCCAACGTGCGCGGATTCGTCGGCGACCATGCCGGTTCCCGATCGTCGCTCGCGCCGTCGATGAGGGGCTCGAACCGATTCGCCGCAGGATCGTAGACGTAGATGTCGCCGTTGGAGGGCGGCGCTCCGCGTTCAGCCGTGCTGAATGCGAGAAGCGACGCATCGCGGTTCCACGAAGGGTTGGCGACGCGGTCGACTGGGACTGGAACGATGAGTTCCTCGCGCGTCGCCCAACGGCGGATGCGGAGCTGCAGACCGGCGTCTGAGACGCGCGTGTACGCGAGCAGCGTCGCGTCGGGCGAGTTCGCCATCTCGCCGATACCCGATTCGCGCGGGAGCACGACGGCGCTCTCGCGACTGCCGCCGTCGTACGACGAGATGTCACCGTCGAGAGTTCTGTAAAGGAACCCCGTCGGCGTCGGCACCGGGTCCATACCCAGCGCCAGAGGTTCCTGGGAACCGTCTGGCAGCATACCCCAGATGACACCGTCCGAGGAGTAGTAGAGAGCGGCATTGACAGTCGATGCCGACTCGAACTGGTTCCCTACGTCGATGTCGTTGGGTCGGACCGAGGCGAGCGCGTCTGGCTTGGGGTCGAAGTGGTACACATCGTCGAGCGCCCAACCCGGGCCCTCGGCGACGAACTTGAACGAGACGCCTTCGAGCCAGTACCACCACTCTTCGACCAGGTTCGCGCCCTCATGCCGCTGCAGCCGATCGTCCGGCTCGCCGTACTTCCGACGGATCATGGACCGGTTGCCGTCGTCGATGGCGGCATAGCCACCGGCGTCATCGGTCACGACGGCGCTGACGGACATCGTCACGTAGGGCGTCAAGCGATCCTGGCGCACCAGCACCGGAGCAGGACTCCCCAGCACGGGGTCCCGTGTTCCGTAGATGGCGACGCCGTCGCCCATCCCCATCGCCTCGTCCTCGTTCGAATCGACGATCGCCATGATGTAGCGGGTCCCGGCAGGTGTTGGGAGCACGAAGTACCCATCCCGGTCGAGCGGCACTTCGAAGATTGTCGCGTTGGCGAAGTCGCGGGTAGCTGCGACGAGGACCCACGCGCGCGACGGTGCGTGCCCATCCCACGTGACTCGTCCCAAGACCCCTGTCGCCGACTTCGAGTCGAGGCTACTGGCAGATTCTGCGTCGTCGCTTGAGTCCGGCTCCACGGGAATCAGTTGCGCAGAACGGTCGTACGTCGCCGAGATGCGCACCTCGATCTCCGGCGTCTCGGCGTCGACGGAGACGCGGCGAAGCGGCTGCGTGATGATGTCCGTCACGCCCTGAGCGCCCACCGCGTCCGTTGGGCTGAGTCGACCGTTGCCGTCGCGATCCACGTTCGCGAGCACGAAGTACTCGCCTGGGGGAACCGCTAGGGCGAAGTAACCCGATGGATCGGCGACCGTCTGGGCAATCGGCGTGCGCAGAGAGGCGTCGTCGTAGATAGTCACTGTAGTAGCGCCCAAGGCGGTACCGATGCCTTTGATCCTGCCTTTCAACGCTATGGTCGCCGCGTCCGTGGGTTCCGCTCCCTGTTCGGGTTCAGAGCCGGGCTCTATGGACACGAGCTTGCCAGACTCATCTTGTCTCGCCGCCAGTTCGATATCGGCTCCGGTCGCTTCGACCCCGGCTCGGACGGTCACGGGGATGGCTGACTGGCGCAGCCCGGGCTTGTCACCCTCAGACGGCGCGCCCAACACGCCGAAGGCATCACCCGCGTCGAAGAGATTCGAGCCGTTCGCGTCGAGGATGGCGCTGACGTAGTACCGGCCCGGAGGCAGCGACAACGAGTAGGATCCATCGTCGGCGACCCGCGCAGACCCGACGCGCTGCTTCCATGTCGGGTCTGCATAGGCAAACACGTAGGCGGAGCCTACGCCGAGCGATGCTGCTCCTAGCTGAGACACGCGACCTCGCACGACGCCGCGACCCACGGACCGTGCGTCCGGTAGCGTCATCGACGCGCCGCCGATTGGGACGATCCGCGACACCTCGTCCGTCTCCTCGCGGACCGCCGAGATGTGGACACGGACGCCCGTTGCCTTCTGCCCATCCCCAACCGTGATGGACACCTTGTGCTCGCGTGAGTCGCCCCAACTCCGGATCCCGTGAACGCCCAACGCGTCCCCGTGGTCGAAGCGGCCCGACTGGTCGCGATCCACGACGGCGACCAGGTAGTAGGTCCCGGGACGCACGCGCATGTCGAACGAACCGTCGCTGGAGAGAAGAGGCGATCCGCCGCGTAGACGGCGCAGTCCCGGGTCGTCGTAGAGATAGAGCGTCGTGCCGGTCAGGCTCTGGCCTTCCCAGATCACCGTGCCTTCGATCCGGGCGCGACCCGGCGAAGGTGTCTCGGGTTTGCTGAGGTCCGGCGTCGTGGATACGGCTGCGGAAGCAGAGAGCCCCAACCACACGAACGCCGCACACGTCGCGGCGACTAGGAGCCGAGAACGTCGGTCTGTCATTCCTGGGTGCCGTCCTATCTCACTCGGCGTGATGGCGACGCGCATGCTAGCACGCGCCAGCGCCGACCCTCAAGGAACGCGGCGGCGCGGACGTCAGGACGCGCACCGTCGCGGGCAGGCTTCCCACCAGTCTATGCCCGGCGTAGAATCGAGTGCGCCGCACAAGGCACGACTGGCGCGGCGCGATGGGACTGTCCTTCCCATTGGACGCACACACCGGCGGAAGGGCTCAATGGATACGACAGGGCCGCACATCGACCCGCACGACGTCTTGGGCATCCCTACAGACGCCGACGAAGGAAGAGGTCCGTAGAGCCTATCGCCGAAAGGCAGCGCAGTATCACCCAGACAAGGTGAGCCACCTCGGACCCGAGTTCCGGGACCTCGCCGAAGCGCGCATGCGCGAGATCAACGCGGCGTACCGAACGCTGACGGGGGCTGACCCGCGCCACGTCGACACCAACCCGCCGGAATCCGCTGCTGAGCCTGATGCCTCCGCCGACGAGCCAGCCGAAACGCTGCGCAACGACACCTCGAAGACCGACGCCGAGCCGCGCTCGCGAGCGCCGCGTCTGTTGCTGATGGTGATCGCAGCCGTGGCTGCGGTCCTTGCGATCTCGCTGACGGCTGCCCGATGGGTCCGAACCACGAAGCCGACCGGCAACGAGCTCGCCCGAGCTCAGGAGTACGCGGCGAACGGCGACTGGGAGGAGGCACTGGTGCTGCTCCACCGCGTGACTCGACGCGATGCAGACAACCTGGACGCATGGAACCTGCGGTGGCGTTCCGAGCTCGCGTTGGGTGTGTTGGAGGATGCGGAGAAGTCACTGGATCGAGCCATCGTCCTGGACGCGTCGGATGTCGAGCTCCGGCGTGAGCGCGCACGTCTGCTCTACCGGGCAGGCAAGCTCGATGGCGTGGCATCGGAGCTGCTGTGGATGCGCAGGAACTCACTTCGCCACGAGGCGATGGCTCTGCTGGAGGAGTTCGCTCGGGGTGATCCGCAAACCGCCTCGCATCTGCGTCGGCAGATGGAAGCGGGCGCACCTTAGCGGTTGGATTAGACTGGGAGGACGGTCGTCAACGGATCGGCCGAACGTTCGCCTGAGTCTCGTTCTCGCCGGTCGTATCCTCGTCGGGATTGACGCGGTAGCGGCTATCTGGGGTCCGTTGCGCCGCCAAGACCAGGTCCTGCTCGTTGAGGAACTCGCCCACATAACGCTGTTGCAGACGCTGTGCGCTGACGATGTCTGCCGGAGTCATCTGACGACGAACTGGCGCGTCGATGCCTGCGGGATACAGACGACGAGTGTCCATGTCCGACAGGCGACGACGATCGGTGACACCGGTGGGGTCCATCGTTGTGGCAAGCGTCTCGTCCAGCGCTTCGCTGAACGACTTCCCGTCCGAGGCAACGGGGTGCGGCGTCGGCGCGAGCGAATCGAGCCGCTGGCGCTCCCTCAATGACATCAGATTGATGAGATGAGGATTCAGACCCATGGTGGTCCTCAATTCTCAACAGCACTCGTGTCGTCTTCAGCGAGGCCTACTCGGAGCTTGGCAAGGCTCCGGGGGCAGATACCCCTGAGGCTGCTATCGGTAGATGAACGCTCGACCTGAACGCGAGATTACAGCGAACCGATCTGCCCGCCCACACCGTAATATCTTGCGTCCATCGCGGGAGTCGAGAGTCACGCGACCGATACACCCCGCCTACTTATCCTAGAGGGTAACACGATGTCAGATTCTTGGCAAGGCCGAAGGAGCGGTGTCCCAGCGTGGATCGCCGCCCTGCTTGCCGTACTCGTCATTGTAGAAGCCGCAGCCCTCCTCAAGCGCGAGCGCGCCCCTGCGCTGAAGAACACGTCTGCCCGGAACGCCCACGTCACGGATGGAGCCCGAACTTCCCCACCGACGGTTGCGTCTGCTCAGCCGGTGGCAGACGAGCTCGCGGCGGATCCGAGCGCGGAGGAGCGCGTGGATCCCGGAGACACCGAGCGGCAGTTCCGCGACACGTTGTCACGGAACCCGAAGGCGATCTCCCGGATCGTGTCGCGGCGGTCGCCGGTCGGCGGCTCTTGGGGAGCGTACGATGTGTCGGCGGTCAAGTTCGTCGCGCCCAACTTCGCGATCGTCCCGTACGACGACGGTCACGAATCCGGTCTGCTCGTGATCGCCATCCGCGACCCGCAGCGCCCGGAGACTTGGCAGCGCCTCTATGACGACGTCGATGCCGGTTCCGGTGGCGATTCGGGTGGTTGATCCCCGGGAGGATCACGAACCGGGGCTTCGGGCACGTACGCCTCGCCCGTCTCGAAGAGGGGAACCTCGGAACGCTGGGTGTCCGCCGCGATCCGTGCGGCGACCACCTGAAGCCCTTGCAGGCTCCGTTGCGCGGCTTCGCGCACGGTGGGGGCGTCGTCGCTGTCGGCTAGGTGCGAGATCATCTGCAAGGCGGACACGTCTTGGTGCTGAAGCAGCTCCTCGACGACCGCTGTTCGGACGCGGGCATCCTGATGGTTCGCCAACTCTCGAAGCGCTTCGTTCGCGTTCGGCTGCATCGCCGACAACACGCGGACACCGTAGGCGCGCAAGACCGAGGCGACCTCGAACGGTTCTTCGTAGGTTCGGACGCCGTGTCGAACGCGCTCGTTGCGGTCGGCGCGACGCACCTCTGCCGGGATGTCGAAGATCCTCGTCGCCGTGGGCTTCGGGAGCTCGCGACGTCGCATACCGCTACGCCTCCGTCTGAGCATCGAGCGCCCGCGCCTGGTCGCGCGCGCGCCGCAGTTGGGCAAGGTGACCTGTCACCTCTCCGGGAACCGGAGTTGGGACCGCCCACGTCAGCCGCCCCGCGTTGTCGCGGCGCTTTGCCGCCGACAGCCGACTCGCCCACACGGGTCTGGTCGGCGACGGAGCCCGCTCGCGTGACCCTCCTACCCGCCGGATGACCCATTCCAGCAACGTCAAGACGATAGCGGCGAGGAGGAACAGCCTCCAGAGCGGCGTGTCGCGCTGCTCCCGAACCGCCGCGCGTCGAGTCCACTTGGCGTCGTCCGGTGACCGGGCTCCTCCGGTCGCTTCCACGATGGAACCGACCAGACCGCCGTCCGGGACAACCACTCGCTCCGCGTTGGCGGCATACGAGAGCCGGCGCCGGACCAAATCCTCGCCTCGGGCGACGACGACATCATAGGCGCCTGGCTCGACTAGCGGCAAGGTCGCCTGGAGCCCACCATCGGCGGCGGCGAGGTTCAGCCGCGTCTCCATCCCTCCGGGTCCGTAGACAGTTGCCGCGAACGCCTTCTCGGCGCCCGAATCCGAGGCGGCGACGGTGACCCTCAGCTCGGAGCCCCGCACCATCGCGCTGACATCGAACGCAGACGGCTCGACGCCCGAAGCCACGGACCGAACCCACGCACGCCAACGCGCGGCGAACTGCGGGTCCTGTGCCCAGGCTCGAGCCCAACGGTTCCCGCCATCGGACATGAAGACCATCGCCCTGCCGGAGCCGTGACGCCAGTCCGCGAGAATGGGATCGCCGGACGGCTCCTTCAGGATCACCCTCGCCGTCGGTTTCGGAGACGTTCGGACGTATCCCTCGACCGGCTGCACCGGCGGCAACGACAGCGCGCGCGGTCCCACCGCCACGATGGGAGACAGCCCCTGGTGGATGTCATCCAGCGGGTCGCGGGTTTCCTTGGCGAGAATCGATGGCAGGTCCGACAGCGTGTCGGCGGCGGTGAACCGCCCACCACCGGCAGTCGCCAGGTCTTGAAGAACGGGCTGGGCGTCGACGCCGACGGAGACGGCGGACACGGTGACGCCGTCAGCGAAGAGCGTCGCGGCGGCTCTCGGGAGGTCGCCCTCGGACTGTCCGTCCGACACGAGCACGACATGCTTCCTCGGGGCGTTGGAACCTGCCAGAACGCGATGCGCCTCCTCAAGCGCTCGGACGATGTCGGTTCCGCTGCCGGGCTCCAGAGCGTCTGCCGCGCGCTGGACTTCCGACGCGAGCGAGACGGGCTTGAGCGGCGAAGCGACGCGCGGCCGAGCGTCGAATGCCAGGATACCCACCTCGTCGCCGGCGGAGAGCGCTTTGATCGCGGATGCCGTTGCCGCCTGCGCGATGGTCAGCTTGCGGGCCCCGCCCGACTCGTGCGCCATGCTGCCCGACTTGTCGATCGCCAGGAGCAGCGCCAGCGGTCGCCGGTTCTCCTGCGGACGCATCTCGACCGGCGCGGCATCCTCCAGGGCGGTCTTTGCCCAGCCTCCGGCGGTGAGCGTGTTGGGCCCGCCAACCACGAGCCAACCGCCGCCGTGCTGCCGGACATACGCCTCGAGCGCAGCCATCTGTCCGTGGGACAAGACGTCCGCCGGCACGTCGTCGAAGACTACCACCGCGTACTGACCCAGACGCGACGCGTCGCCGGGAAGACTTCGCGCCGACGCGTACTCGACGATGGCGTCGGATGATCCGGACAACGCGTCGAACGCCGCCGTCCTCACGTCTGCGCCGCTCACCCAGAGCACGCGCAGTTCGCCGGCGGCGGTCAAGTGGGCTCGCGCGCTGTCGTTGTCCGGGTTTGCATCGCCTTCCGCGCGCACTCGGACTTCGACCGTGTGCTCGCCTGCTGTCGGAGGCGACACAACCGCCTCGAAGAGCGTCTCACCGGATTTCAGCTCGACGGAACGGCGGTCCACGACGGCTCCGTCGAGCACCGTCAGGACTTCGGCGGACGTGACGGTGGAACCGGCGATTCGAGCGCGGACACGCACCGGTTCCCCGACGCGGGTCGCCCACGGCAGCGTCAAATCGAGAACTCCGGCGTCTGCGGATGGCTCCGAAGCCAGCGCTTCACCGGCAACGGGAATGCCCAGCGCGCGAAGACGCGGGACCGTCGACCGCGCGTCTCCCTGTGTCTCACCGCCGTCGGTCAACAACAGGATGCGCCGGTCTCCAGTTGGGGGGAGAAGGTCAGATGCCAGAGCAATCGCTCCGGCGACGTCCGTCGCGCCCGTGTCCAACGACGCGTCGCTCGAAGCGACTGGCACGCCCTCGGACGACGGGCGGAACCCGCGAATCACTCGAGGCAAGCCTCCGAAGTCGATTACGGCGGCTTCCGAGCCCGAGGGCAGGCTCGACAGGTAGCCATCGATGCGCCGGTCCATCGCGGAGCCCATCGCTCGTGCGCTGAGGGAGACATCGCGCACCACCACGACCGAAGCGCCGGCTCGTGACAGCGACGCGTACGGTTCCGCCAGGCTGACCAGGAGAGCGCACGTCGCTCCTAACCGCGCGGCGAGCAGTACGGTGGAGCGCACGCTCCGACGTCGCCCGCTTCTCGCCCACACCCCGACGGAGAGCGCCGCGAGAGCGATTCCTATCGCGACGAGAATCGCCAGTCTCATCGTCATGCCTCGTGCGCACGCCAACCGAAGGCGCCACAGGTCTGATCAGGCGATTCGCGGGACGCGGTAGACACCCGTGCCTGCGGAAGCGAACACGACGCCGTCC contains:
- a CDS encoding HEAT repeat domain-containing protein, with amino-acid sequence MLRRRRSGMRRRELPKPTATRIFDIPAEVRRADRNERVRHGVRTYEEPFEVASVLRAYGVRVLSAMQPNANEALRELANHQDARVRTAVVEELLQHQDVSALQMISHLADSDDAPTVREAAQRSLQGLQVVAARIAADTQRSEVPLFETGEAYVPEAPVRDPPGDQPPESPPEPASTSS
- a CDS encoding VWA domain-containing protein, whose product is MTMRLAILVAIGIALAALSVGVWARSGRRRSVRSTVLLAARLGATCALLVSLAEPYASLSRAGASVVVVRDVSLSARAMGSAMDRRIDGYLSSLPSGSEAAVIDFGGLPRVIRGFRPSSEGVPVASSDASLDTGATDVAGAIALASDLLPPTGDRRILLLTDGGETQGDARSTVPRLRALGIPVAGEALASEPSADAGVLDLTLPWATRVGEPVRVRARIAGSTVTSAEVLTVLDGAVVDRRSVELKSGETLFEAVVSPPTAGEHTVEVRVRAEGDANPDNDSARAHLTAAGELRVLWVSGADVRTAAFDALSGSSDAIVEYASARSLPGDASRLGQYAVVVFDDVPADVLSHGQMAALEAYVRQHGGGWLVVGGPNTLTAGGWAKTALEDAAPVEMRPQENRRPLALLLAIDKSGSMAHESGGARKLTIAQAATASAIKALSAGDEVGILAFDARPRVASPLKPVSLASEVQRAADALEPGSGTDIVRALEEAHRVLAGSNAPRKHVVLVSDGQSEGDLPRAAATLFADGVTVSAVSVGVDAQPVLQDLATAGGGRFTAADTLSDLPSILAKETRDPLDDIHQGLSPIVAVGPRALSLPPVQPVEGYVRTSPKPTARVILKEPSGDPILADWRHGSGRAMVFMSDGGNRWARAWAQDPQFAARWRAWVRSVASGVEPSAFDVSAMVRGSELRVTVAASDSGAEKAFAATVYGPGGMETRLNLAAADGGLQATLPLVEPGAYDVVVARGEDLVRRRLSYAANAERVVVPDGGLVGSIVEATGGARSPDDAKWTRRAAVREQRDTPLWRLFLLAAIVLTLLEWVIRRVGGSRERAPSPTRPVWASRLSAAKRRDNAGRLTWAVPTPVPGEVTGHLAQLRRARDQARALDAQTEA